GTCGAGATCAACGAGAAGTTCGTCAAGCAGACCGGCGGCCGCGGCCAGTACGCCCACGTGGTCATGACCCTCGAGCCCCTCGAACCCGGTCAGGGCTTCGAGTTCGTCAACGAGGTCGTCGGAGGCCGTGTCCCCAAGGAGTTCATCCCCGCCGTCGAAAAAGGCATCGTGGACGCCATGGCCAAGGGCCCCTGGTCGCGCCATCCGGTGGTGGACGTGCGGGTGACCCTCATCGACGGCTCGTCGCACGACGTGGACTCCTCCGACCTGGCCTTCCGCACCTGCGCGGCCATGGCCTTCCGCAAGGCCTTCCTCCGCGGCAGCCCCGCGCTCCTCGAGCCCATCATGAGCGTCAGCGTCCTCGTGCCCGAGGAGCACGCCGGCCCGGTCACCAGCAACCTGTGCTCCAAGCGCGGCCACATCGTGGGCATGGAGCGCTCCGGCGCCACCCAGGAGATCCGCGCCATGGTCCCCCTCGCCAACATGTTCGGCTACGCCACCGAGGTCCGCAACGTCACCCAGGGCCGCGGCACCTTCACCATGCACTTCGAGCACTACGAGCCCGTGCCCTTCGCCATCGCCGAGGAGATCATCGCCCGCAAGAAGGAACAGGCGGCCAGGCGGTAGGCGGACCCACAGACGCACCAAGAGCCAGGCACTCGGCGAGGGCCGCGAGCAGAAGAACAAGCCAATGGCCTTTCCAACCACTGTGCTCGCCATTGCCGGCATCTGCCTCGTCCTCGCCGTGCTCTTCAAGCTCCTGGGGGTGAATGTGGACAGCGCGGAGGTGCCGGGGCAGATCGTCTTCCCGCACGGCTGCCCGCACTGCTGGCAGAAGACTCCTCACGCGGCCTACGTAGACTTCCCCGTCGCGCGGACCGTGGCGCCCGCTCCCGTCGGCCAGACCGTCAAGTACAGGTGCCTGAAATCAAAGGTCGAGTACCGTGTCACGCAACGCCGGCCGGGCTACTACGAGTGGGCGCACGGCTACCTCGACGATGCCCGCACCTTCGTGGAAGACTGCCCACACTGCAACGGCATCCTCTGCTTCTACACCTGGAGCGCCCAGAGTCTCCACCAGGACTGCGCGAAGTGCGGCTACAGCTACGTGTCCGAACCGGACTAGGTCCTCGCATTCCTACCTTCCGCCCATACTTGCTCACCGCCCGGACCGGCCCGGTATGGCCGGAACGGCTGGAATCGCCCATTCTCGCGGTTCTGCCCATACTTGCTCACTTTCCCCCACTCAGGGGTGAGCAAGTATGGGCGATCCCCCCTCGGCCACGAGGCCCCGGCGACACCCCTTTGCTCCGCGAAATGTCGCCGCCACTCATAACCATTGGATTCTTCATCACTTACGCCCCATCGTGCCAGGCGCCACATCGGCCCCCTCGGCCCTCGCCCGGCGAAGACCCCAGGCGATCCAACCCGCGTCCGCGCCAGTGACCGCGGAGCAGTCGAAGACGCATCCCCACCTCAAACGCGGGGGCGAGAGGAGACGGCCCAAACGTTACGCCCGTCCTTCATTCGCGCAAATTCGCGTGATTCGCGGTCGCATCACCTCTTCTCCAGCCACCCATTCGCCCCCATCCACGCCTCGCAGCGGCCGGGCCAGGTCGAGAGCACGGGGTCGCCCGGCGCCAGGCCGAAGCCGTGCCCGCCGTTCTGGTAGATGTGCAGCTCGGCCTTCACCTTGTGCTCGCGCAAGGCCATGTAGAACAGAATGCTGTTCTCGGCCGGCACGCCCGTGTCGCCGCTGGTGTGCATGAGAAACGTCGGCGGCGTTTTCGCCGTGACCTGCTTCTCATTGGACAGGCTCTCCACGAGCTTCGCATCGGGGTCCTTGCCGAGCAGGTTGTTCTTCGAACCCTGGTGGGTGTACTTCGTGGTGAGCGAGATGACGGGGTAGACAAGCACGGCGAAGTCGGGGCGGCAGCTCACGCGGTCAATGGGGTCCTTGGCCTCGGCGTTGCCCTCATCGAAGTGAGTGGCGGCCGTGGAGGCGAGGTGTCCGCCGGCCGAGAAGCCCAGGATGCCGATGCGGGCGGGGTCCACGCCGAACTCCTTGGCCCGCGAGCGGACGGTGCGAATGGCGCGCTGGGCGTCGAGCAGGGGCGCGGGGTGCTGGTATTTCGGGGCGTGGCGGTACTTGAGCATGAACCCCGCGACGCCGAACGAGTTGAGCCAGGCCGCCACGTCCTTGCCCTCGTGGCCGACGGCGAGGTGGCCGTAGCCGCCGCCGGGGCAGATGACGACGGCGGCGCCGTTGGCCTTGTCGGCCGGCGGCAGCCAGATCGTCAGCGATGGTTTATCGGCCTCCGTGTCGCCCGCGGCGCCGGGCGCGCCGTCGGGCCACAGCAGCTCCACCTTCGGCTCGGCCGCGGGGGCCTTCGAAGCTAGAGCAATCGCCACGAACAGCACAAGTGCCCACAGCCCGTGTCCCATCATCTCGGTCTCCTTGGCTTCCTCCCCGGTCTTCGCCCACATCTTCCGTCCCGTTGCCCGCGAACGCGGGCGACCGGGCCCTAGCCCAGGGCGACCGAAGGGAGCCCTGGGAACATGGTTTCCCCCTCATCCAAGCCCCTGAAGGGGGCGCTTCATTGCCATTGAATCGCCCCGTTCGGGGGCTCAATGCTTGGTGCCCTCCTCCCAGGGCTCCCTTCGGTCGCCCTGGGCTACGGCCCAAACGCCCCCATTCGGGGGCTAAGACCCGCCCGCCGGAACATGCGGGCGACGACCAGACTTCCTCCTCGGGTTGCGGCTCACAGGATCAGCATCGCGTCCCCGTAGCTGTAGAAGCGATAGCCCAGGCGTTTGGCCCCCTCGTAGGTGGCGAGCACACGCTCGCGGCCCGCGAAGGCGGCCACCAGCATCAGCAGCGTCGAGCGCGGCAGGTGGAAGTTCGTGATCAGCGCGTCCACCGCGCGGAACTCGAAGCCCGGGGTGATGAAGAGGTCGGTCCAGCCCGACCTCGCGCCCCACGGCCCCTGGCGGGCGGCGGTCTCGAGCACCCGCGTGGCCGTGGTGCCCACGGCTACCACGCGGCGGCCGGCGGCCCGCGCCTCGGCCACGGCCTCCGCCGCTTCGGCCGGCAGCTCGAACCACTCGGCGTGCATGGCGTGGTCCTCGATGCGCTCGGCGGTGACGGGCTTGAACGTGCCCAGGCCCACGTGCAGCGTAAGGGTGGCGCGGCGCACGCCCCGG
Above is a window of Planctomycetota bacterium DNA encoding:
- a CDS encoding alpha/beta hydrolase; the encoded protein is MGHGLWALVLFVAIALASKAPAAEPKVELLWPDGAPGAAGDTEADKPSLTIWLPPADKANGAAVVICPGGGYGHLAVGHEGKDVAAWLNSFGVAGFMLKYRHAPKYQHPAPLLDAQRAIRTVRSRAKEFGVDPARIGILGFSAGGHLASTAATHFDEGNAEAKDPIDRVSCRPDFAVLVYPVISLTTKYTHQGSKNNLLGKDPDAKLVESLSNEKQVTAKTPPTFLMHTSGDTGVPAENSILFYMALREHKVKAELHIYQNGGHGFGLAPGDPVLSTWPGRCEAWMGANGWLEKR
- the fusA gene encoding elongation factor G (EF-G; promotes GTP-dependent translocation of the ribosome during translation; many organisms have multiple copies of this gene), whose amino-acid sequence is IIISGMGELHLEIILDRLKREFGVDVAAGPPQVAYRETLTAPVEINEKFVKQTGGRGQYAHVVMTLEPLEPGQGFEFVNEVVGGRVPKEFIPAVEKGIVDAMAKGPWSRHPVVDVRVTLIDGSSHDVDSSDLAFRTCAAMAFRKAFLRGSPALLEPIMSVSVLVPEEHAGPVTSNLCSKRGHIVGMERSGATQEIRAMVPLANMFGYATEVRNVTQGRGTFTMHFEHYEPVPFAIAEEIIARKKEQAARR